From one Streptomyces sp. N50 genomic stretch:
- a CDS encoding RidA family protein, with translation MLERVTVPTLFPPPTYSHATVVEAGTKLAFLAGAVPLDVDGKVVGVGDAVRQAEQVVVNLAEQLRAVGSDLGHVVATDVYVVSSEPSVLSAVWEVVEASGLSAGPHSSTLIGVACLGYTGQLVEITATAVVPEEALAEEEVSQS, from the coding sequence GTGCTCGAACGCGTCACCGTCCCCACGCTCTTCCCGCCGCCCACCTACTCCCACGCCACCGTCGTCGAGGCCGGTACGAAGCTCGCCTTTCTCGCCGGGGCGGTTCCGCTCGACGTCGACGGCAAGGTGGTCGGTGTGGGGGACGCGGTGCGGCAGGCCGAGCAGGTGGTGGTGAATCTCGCGGAGCAACTGCGGGCGGTCGGGAGCGACTTGGGGCACGTCGTCGCGACGGACGTGTACGTCGTGAGCAGCGAGCCCTCGGTGTTGTCTGCCGTGTGGGAGGTGGTCGAGGCGTCCGGGCTCAGTGCGGGGCCGCATTCGTCCACGCTCATCGGCGTGGCCTGCCTCGGGTACACCGGGCAGCTGGTGGAGATCACGGCGACCGCTGTCGTACCGGAAGAAGCGCTGGCAGAGGAAGAGGTGTCTCAGTCGTGA
- a CDS encoding GNAT family N-acetyltransferase, with protein MNPDPEAVVTLRRAAAPDARPAADVWLRSFAAALPTVVSPRSADDVRDYFRDVVVPLREIWVADAGDGGGIVGLMVINGDEVSQLYLEPDWRGRGLGDRFVGLAKERSPGGLELWTFQVNKPAHRFYERHGFVAVEFTDGSGNEEREPDVRYVWEPKP; from the coding sequence GTGAACCCCGACCCCGAGGCCGTCGTCACGCTGCGGCGGGCGGCCGCGCCCGATGCGCGGCCCGCCGCCGATGTGTGGCTGCGTTCGTTCGCCGCCGCGCTGCCGACCGTTGTCAGTCCGCGGTCCGCCGACGACGTGCGGGACTACTTCCGGGACGTCGTCGTGCCGTTGCGGGAGATCTGGGTGGCCGACGCGGGGGACGGCGGTGGGATCGTGGGGCTGATGGTGATCAACGGGGATGAGGTGTCGCAGCTGTATCTCGAACCGGACTGGCGGGGACGCGGGCTCGGGGACCGGTTCGTCGGGCTCGCGAAGGAGCGGAGTCCGGGGGGCCTGGAGCTGTGGACGTTCCAGGTGAACAAGCCCGCGCACCGGTTCTACGAGCGGCACGGCTTCGTCGCCGTCGAGTTCACGGACGGCAGCGGCAACGAGGAGCGGGAGCCGGATGTGCGGTACGTGTGGGAGCCCAAGCCGTGA
- a CDS encoding glycoside hydrolase family 6 protein, producing MPTPVRRALLATLLAGLCCAGAARDVPEPFWTAPDSRAAQQAAAWREADRTADATLMDRIAARPEAEWLNGPDPGPVVRARTTAAAQAARTAVLVAYYIPNRDCGQYSLGGAPTAAAYRTWIDEFAAALGDRGAYVIVEPDAVAQVVAGCTRVTASERYALLAYAVDHLKRRPNTHVYLDAGNSSWIPEAWRLVAALKASGVDRADGVALNVSNYQTNKASSTYGDQLSNDLAGKHYVIDTSRNGNGPYTGTDAWCNPPGRALGTPPTTRTDNPLLDAYLWVKRPGESDGTCRGGPAAGQWWPSNALELARNARP from the coding sequence TTGCCCACCCCGGTACGCCGAGCCCTCCTCGCCACCCTCCTCGCAGGCCTCTGCTGCGCCGGGGCGGCACGCGACGTACCGGAACCCTTCTGGACCGCCCCCGACTCCCGGGCCGCACAGCAGGCAGCCGCCTGGCGCGAGGCCGACCGCACAGCCGACGCCACGCTGATGGACCGCATCGCCGCCAGACCCGAGGCCGAGTGGCTCAACGGACCCGACCCCGGCCCGGTCGTCCGCGCCCGCACCACCGCCGCCGCCCAGGCAGCCCGCACCGCCGTACTCGTGGCGTACTACATCCCGAACCGGGACTGCGGCCAGTACTCCCTCGGCGGCGCCCCCACTGCGGCGGCCTACCGCACCTGGATCGACGAGTTCGCCGCCGCCCTCGGCGACCGGGGCGCCTACGTGATCGTCGAACCGGACGCGGTCGCCCAGGTGGTCGCCGGTTGCACCCGCGTCACGGCGAGCGAACGCTACGCACTGCTCGCCTACGCCGTCGACCACCTCAAACGGCGACCGAACACCCACGTCTACCTCGACGCGGGCAACTCCAGCTGGATCCCCGAGGCCTGGCGACTGGTCGCCGCGCTCAAGGCGTCCGGCGTCGACCGTGCCGACGGCGTGGCCCTGAACGTCTCCAACTACCAGACGAACAAGGCGAGTTCGACGTACGGCGACCAACTCTCCAACGACCTCGCCGGCAAGCACTACGTCATCGACACCAGCCGCAACGGCAACGGCCCCTACACCGGCACCGACGCGTGGTGCAATCCACCCGGCCGTGCCCTCGGCACCCCGCCGACGACCCGCACGGACAACCCCCTCCTCGACGCCTACCTGTGGGTCAAACGCCCCGGCGAGTCCGACGGCACCTGCCGAGGCGGCCCGGCGGCAGGCCAGTGGTGGCCGTCGAACGCCCTCGAACTGGCCCGCAACGCCCGCCCCTGA
- a CDS encoding aspartate/glutamate racemase family protein, with protein sequence MRIVVTNCNTTQEMTEEIVRGARAAAGPGTTVTGLTPEWGPESAEGWLDSYLSAAAVMDLLRTYEGPAYDAVVMAGFGEHGREGVRELVDVPVVDITEAAAHLACLLGRRYGVVTTLERSCGQIEDSLELAGVGRNCAAVVGTGLSVLDLGGDEARTEAAFLAAAERVCAAGAEVLVLGCAGMTGLQRVVGEKLGLPVVDGVGAGVKLAESLVGLGLRTSRAGSFARPVVKRRGWGRGA encoded by the coding sequence GTGCGCATCGTCGTCACCAACTGCAACACCACGCAGGAGATGACCGAGGAGATCGTACGAGGTGCCCGGGCCGCCGCAGGCCCGGGCACCACCGTGACCGGGCTCACCCCGGAGTGGGGCCCCGAGTCCGCGGAGGGCTGGCTGGACAGCTACCTCTCGGCGGCGGCCGTCATGGACCTCCTCCGGACGTACGAGGGCCCCGCCTACGACGCCGTCGTCATGGCCGGCTTCGGGGAGCACGGGCGGGAGGGCGTGCGGGAGTTGGTGGACGTACCGGTCGTCGACATCACCGAGGCGGCCGCCCATCTGGCCTGTCTGCTGGGCCGGCGCTACGGCGTCGTCACCACGCTGGAACGGTCCTGCGGCCAGATCGAGGACAGCCTGGAGCTGGCGGGGGTGGGCCGGAACTGCGCGGCGGTGGTGGGGACGGGGCTGAGCGTCCTCGACCTCGGCGGCGACGAGGCCCGAACGGAGGCGGCGTTCCTCGCGGCGGCGGAGCGGGTGTGTGCGGCGGGGGCGGAGGTGTTGGTGCTGGGGTGTGCCGGGATGACGGGGTTGCAGCGGGTGGTGGGGGAGAAGCTGGGGTTGCCCGTCGTGGACGGGGTGGGGGCGGGGGTGAAGCTGGCGGAGTCGCTGGTGGGGTTGGGGCTGAGGACGAGCAGAGCGGGGAGTTTTGCCAGGCCGGTGGTTAAGCGGAGGGGGTGGGGGCGGGGGGCCTGA
- a CDS encoding NCS1 family nucleobase:cation symporter-1: MSLADRAEATGTPTFVPDPRLTNEDLAPADKRNWKVFDLFAMWMSDVHNLGNYTFAAGLLVLGMNVWQVFTSLLVGFVLIYVGMNWMGRIGQAHGVPFPVVSRISFGVWGANIPALIRAVIAIMWYGIQTYLASVAVNVMLLAAWPGLESWTHHSFLGLDALGWVSFVSLWLIQAVIISQGMESVRKFQDFCGPAIWLVMIALAIWVLAKAGWSISLTSTPHPVSFGEQWRQWFGAIGLILATYGTLMLNFCDFSRFAPDYKTVRRGNFWGLPINSTAFVVVSVIVTAGSLEVWGQAITDPAELVAKVGNTWVMVLGAFTFAVATMGVNIVANFVSPAYDLANVWPQKITFKIGGMISTVAALVVTPWNLFSNPTVVNYFLGGLGAFLGPLFGVIMVDYYWVKRGRVDVQALFDATPGSRYYYRGGVNPKALAAFLPAAAVAGVLALVKTFSDVAPYSWFIGTALGAGLYVLICRTDRAAAEPAPEPLEV; the protein is encoded by the coding sequence GTGTCCCTCGCCGACCGTGCCGAAGCCACCGGCACGCCAACGTTCGTCCCCGACCCCCGGCTCACCAACGAAGACCTCGCCCCCGCCGACAAGCGGAACTGGAAGGTCTTCGACCTCTTCGCCATGTGGATGTCCGACGTCCATAACCTCGGCAACTACACGTTCGCCGCAGGCCTGTTGGTCCTCGGCATGAACGTCTGGCAGGTCTTCACCTCCCTGCTCGTCGGCTTCGTGCTCATCTACGTAGGCATGAACTGGATGGGCAGGATCGGGCAGGCGCACGGCGTCCCGTTCCCGGTCGTCAGCCGCATCAGCTTCGGCGTCTGGGGCGCCAACATCCCCGCCCTCATCCGGGCCGTGATCGCCATCATGTGGTACGGCATCCAGACCTACCTCGCCTCCGTCGCCGTCAACGTGATGCTGCTGGCGGCCTGGCCGGGCCTGGAGTCCTGGACTCACCACTCCTTCCTGGGACTTGACGCGCTCGGCTGGGTCTCCTTCGTGTCCCTCTGGCTGATCCAGGCGGTGATCATCAGTCAGGGCATGGAATCCGTACGGAAGTTCCAGGACTTCTGCGGTCCCGCGATCTGGCTGGTGATGATCGCGCTGGCCATCTGGGTGCTGGCGAAGGCCGGTTGGTCGATCTCCCTCACCTCGACCCCGCACCCGGTCTCGTTCGGCGAGCAGTGGCGGCAGTGGTTCGGCGCGATCGGGCTGATCCTCGCGACGTACGGCACGCTGATGCTCAACTTCTGCGACTTCTCGCGCTTCGCGCCGGACTACAAGACCGTCCGCCGCGGCAACTTCTGGGGCCTGCCCATCAACTCCACGGCGTTCGTGGTCGTTTCGGTGATCGTCACGGCCGGTTCGCTGGAGGTCTGGGGCCAAGCCATCACGGATCCGGCGGAGTTGGTCGCCAAGGTCGGCAACACCTGGGTGATGGTGCTCGGCGCGTTCACGTTCGCCGTCGCCACCATGGGCGTCAACATCGTCGCCAACTTCGTCTCACCGGCGTACGACCTGGCCAACGTCTGGCCGCAGAAGATCACCTTCAAGATCGGCGGCATGATCAGCACGGTGGCCGCGCTGGTCGTGACCCCGTGGAACCTGTTCTCCAACCCCACGGTCGTCAACTACTTCCTCGGCGGCCTCGGTGCCTTCCTGGGCCCGCTGTTCGGCGTGATCATGGTCGACTACTACTGGGTGAAGCGCGGCCGGGTCGATGTGCAGGCGTTGTTCGACGCGACCCCCGGCTCCCGCTACTACTACCGGGGCGGCGTGAACCCCAAGGCACTCGCGGCGTTCCTGCCCGCGGCGGCGGTCGCGGGCGTACTCGCACTGGTGAAGACGTTCAGCGACGTGGCTCCGTACTCGTGGTTCATCGGTACGGCGCTGGGCGCGGGCCTGTACGTACTGATCTGCCGCACCGACCGGGCCGCCGCCGAACCCGCTCCCGAGCCGCTGGAGGTCTGA
- a CDS encoding GntR family transcriptional regulator, with amino-acid sequence MSSTSAKIEPLGAVRERVLATLRQDVIAGRLRPGDRLVERELAERFGVSRVPVREAIRALVAEGFVHFETPRRTVVRRLTPNDVQELFELREALEVYAAGLAASRATPEELAEVEELLDRAAAATEAGDAELITDINSRLHDSIVAIAGNTLLTAALEPVAGRLRWMTRRNEEWPQLLVEHRELYEAIASGDPDRARAHALAHVRTNYRSTVRHLFGDDAQP; translated from the coding sequence ATGAGCTCCACGTCAGCGAAGATCGAACCCCTCGGAGCGGTGCGCGAGCGCGTCCTGGCCACCCTGCGGCAGGACGTCATCGCCGGTCGCCTCCGCCCCGGTGACCGGCTGGTCGAGCGCGAGCTCGCCGAACGCTTCGGCGTCTCCCGGGTGCCGGTCCGCGAGGCGATCCGCGCGCTGGTCGCCGAGGGGTTCGTGCACTTCGAGACCCCGCGCCGCACGGTCGTACGCCGTCTCACCCCGAACGACGTGCAGGAACTCTTCGAACTGCGCGAGGCCCTGGAGGTCTACGCGGCCGGGCTCGCCGCGTCCCGCGCGACACCGGAGGAACTGGCCGAGGTGGAGGAACTCCTCGACCGTGCGGCCGCCGCGACCGAGGCGGGCGACGCCGAGCTGATCACGGACATCAACAGCCGCCTGCACGACAGCATCGTCGCGATAGCGGGCAACACGCTGCTGACCGCTGCCCTGGAGCCGGTCGCGGGCCGCCTGCGCTGGATGACCCGACGGAACGAGGAGTGGCCCCAACTCCTTGTGGAACACCGCGAGTTGTACGAGGCGATCGCATCCGGCGACCCGGACCGCGCCCGCGCGCACGCGCTGGCCCATGTGCGGACCAACTACCGTTCCACGGTCCGGCATCTGTTCGGGGACGACGCGCAGCCGTAG
- a CDS encoding LamG domain-containing protein, which yields MVSRRGLLGGAAAFVGVGTMTGAGVAVADVALDTPFTPVGAPHLAQAEQLVGYQRLLAAGYLVDGLAGHWPLDGSGTDRSGREHPVTLGSGATWTALRAGGELSLDGTSGAYAATDSVLDTTAPFTVSAWVRLASDADPATMYTAVSQDGATTSRFLLQYDNTVSTWAFKVRSEDQTAKVSAVAASPAGPGIWTHLTGVWDGTQIRLYVDGQAQGSAATTLSWAATSGFSIGRARFDGAPVNRFKGAIDDVRTYARALTADEIALVSGRTARLNNVYRTDPGATLTWGTPDDPASWVARARCASFVTGVLRHTYGWASDAYFLQYFQEKVPEAADYCAAFLNGTAGPRFQRVRKVAELQPGDIIAVDYQGSDPDNTGHIVMVREVKGVFSGTADFTGETQYAVEIVDCTSDPHGVHALTNYPTYPDTRMVSNVPGENLQGVGIGHMMFYASDTTGEFSRYRWSVNSSKSSGTYDVTARPVAAARVG from the coding sequence ATGGTCAGCAGACGTGGCCTGTTGGGCGGAGCCGCCGCCTTCGTGGGGGTCGGGACGATGACCGGCGCGGGGGTGGCCGTGGCGGACGTGGCGCTGGACACCCCGTTCACGCCGGTCGGCGCTCCGCATCTGGCGCAGGCCGAGCAACTGGTGGGATATCAGCGGCTGTTGGCGGCCGGGTATCTGGTGGACGGGCTGGCGGGGCACTGGCCGCTGGACGGTTCGGGTACCGACCGTTCCGGCCGCGAGCACCCCGTGACGCTCGGCTCCGGCGCGACCTGGACGGCGCTGCGCGCGGGCGGCGAGCTGAGCCTCGACGGGACGTCCGGCGCGTACGCGGCCACGGACTCCGTCCTGGACACGACCGCCCCCTTCACCGTCTCGGCGTGGGTGCGCCTGGCGAGCGACGCCGACCCGGCGACCATGTACACGGCGGTGAGCCAGGACGGCGCGACGACCAGCCGCTTCCTCCTCCAGTACGACAACACCGTCTCCACCTGGGCCTTCAAGGTCCGCAGCGAGGACCAGACGGCCAAGGTGTCCGCCGTCGCCGCATCACCGGCCGGTCCCGGCATCTGGACCCATCTGACCGGCGTCTGGGACGGCACACAGATCCGGCTGTACGTCGACGGGCAGGCGCAGGGCAGCGCCGCGACCACCCTGTCCTGGGCCGCGACCTCCGGCTTCTCCATCGGCCGGGCCCGCTTCGACGGCGCGCCCGTCAACCGCTTCAAGGGCGCGATCGACGACGTACGGACCTACGCCCGCGCCCTGACCGCCGACGAGATCGCCCTGGTCAGCGGCCGTACGGCCCGCCTGAACAACGTCTACCGGACGGACCCGGGCGCCACCCTCACCTGGGGCACGCCCGACGACCCGGCGAGCTGGGTGGCCCGCGCCCGCTGCGCGTCCTTCGTCACCGGCGTCCTCAGGCACACCTACGGCTGGGCGAGCGACGCCTACTTCCTCCAGTACTTCCAGGAGAAGGTCCCGGAGGCCGCCGACTACTGCGCCGCCTTCCTGAACGGCACCGCCGGCCCCCGCTTCCAGCGCGTCCGCAAGGTCGCCGAGCTCCAGCCGGGCGACATCATCGCCGTCGACTACCAGGGCAGCGACCCCGACAACACCGGCCACATCGTCATGGTCCGCGAGGTCAAGGGCGTCTTCAGCGGCACCGCCGACTTCACCGGCGAGACGCAGTACGCCGTCGAGATCGTCGACTGCACCTCCGACCCGCACGGCGTCCACGCCCTGACCAACTACCCCACATACCCCGACACCCGCATGGTCAGCAACGTCCCCGGCGAGAACCTCCAGGGCGTCGGCATCGGCCACATGATGTTCTACGCCTCCGACACCACGGGCGAGTTCTCGCGCTACCGGTGGAGCGTCAACTCCTCGAAGAGCAGCGGGACTTACGACGTGACGGCCCGACCGGTGGCGGCGGCGCGCGTCGGCTGA
- the pip gene encoding prolyl aminopeptidase has protein sequence MGLYPEIEPYDHGMLDVGDGNHIYWETCGNPHGKPAVVLHGGPGSGCSPRPRRYFDPAAYRIVLLDQRGCGRSRPHASAYDTDMSVNTTAHLIADLELLRRELGIERWLVWGASWGSVLGLRYAQTHPSVVSELVLTCVATGSNPEVALLTRGLGKLFPEAFEAFVSELPAAEREGNLAAAYNRLIESPDRAVRERAARAWTDWETAIVPAPPRSEPRYEDPEFRMCFARTVTHYFGNDHFLGEGNEEGVVLRDAPLLKDIPGTLVQGSLDLGNLLGVAWRLQHAWPGSELVVVEEAGHNTGAPGVAEALVAATDKYARR, from the coding sequence ATGGGCCTGTATCCGGAGATCGAACCGTACGACCACGGCATGCTCGATGTCGGCGACGGCAACCACATCTACTGGGAGACCTGCGGAAACCCGCACGGCAAGCCCGCCGTCGTGCTGCACGGCGGCCCGGGGTCGGGCTGTTCCCCGCGCCCCCGGCGGTACTTCGACCCCGCCGCCTACCGGATCGTGCTGCTCGACCAGCGCGGGTGCGGACGGTCCAGGCCGCACGCGAGCGCGTACGACACCGACATGAGCGTGAACACGACGGCCCACCTCATCGCCGATCTGGAGCTGCTGCGGCGGGAGTTGGGGATCGAACGGTGGCTGGTGTGGGGCGCGTCGTGGGGGTCGGTGCTCGGGCTGCGGTATGCGCAGACGCATCCGAGTGTGGTGTCGGAGCTGGTGCTGACGTGCGTCGCCACCGGGTCGAATCCCGAAGTGGCCTTGCTGACCAGGGGACTTGGGAAGCTCTTCCCGGAGGCCTTCGAGGCGTTCGTCTCCGAACTCCCCGCCGCCGAACGGGAAGGGAACCTCGCCGCCGCCTACAACCGGCTCATCGAGTCGCCCGACCGGGCGGTGCGGGAGCGGGCCGCACGCGCCTGGACCGACTGGGAGACGGCGATCGTCCCGGCCCCGCCGCGCTCCGAACCCCGGTACGAGGACCCGGAGTTCAGGATGTGCTTCGCCCGGACCGTCACGCACTACTTCGGCAACGACCACTTCCTGGGGGAGGGAAACGAGGAGGGCGTCGTGCTGCGGGACGCGCCCCTCCTCAAGGACATTCCCGGCACCCTCGTCCAGGGCAGCCTCGATCTCGGCAACCTCCTCGGTGTCGCCTGGCGGCTCCAACACGCCTGGCCCGGGAGTGAGTTGGTGGTCGTGGAGGAGGCCGGGCACAACACGGGCGCGCCCGGTGTCGCGGAGGCACTGGTCGCGGCTACGGACAAGTACGCCCGCCGCTAG
- a CDS encoding uracil-DNA glycosylase, which translates to MNLSDLDHRITGCRACPRLVAWREEVARTKRAAFADWTYWGRPVPGFGPADAPLLIIGLAPAAHGANRTGRMFTGDRSGDVLYEALHDVGLASQPTAVSADDGLELYGVRITSPVRCAPPANKPTPEERDTCRPWLVDELTLLRPTLKAAVVLGAFGWQAALPAFAAAGWQVPRPRPAFGHGARVSLDGLDLFGCFHVSQRNTFTGRLTPAMLRDVLRTAAGAAGLPTTP; encoded by the coding sequence ATGAACCTGTCCGACCTCGACCACCGGATCACCGGCTGCCGGGCCTGCCCCCGCCTGGTCGCCTGGCGCGAGGAGGTCGCCCGCACCAAACGCGCCGCCTTCGCCGACTGGACGTACTGGGGCCGCCCGGTACCCGGCTTCGGCCCCGCCGACGCGCCGCTCCTGATCATCGGCCTGGCCCCGGCCGCGCACGGCGCCAACCGGACCGGCCGCATGTTCACCGGCGACCGCTCCGGTGACGTCCTGTACGAGGCCCTCCACGACGTCGGCCTAGCCTCGCAGCCGACCGCCGTGAGCGCCGACGACGGCCTGGAACTGTACGGCGTGCGCATCACCTCGCCGGTGCGCTGCGCCCCGCCCGCCAACAAGCCCACCCCCGAGGAGCGCGACACCTGCCGTCCCTGGCTCGTCGACGAACTCACCCTGCTGCGGCCGACGTTGAAGGCCGCGGTTGTCCTCGGCGCCTTCGGCTGGCAGGCGGCGCTGCCCGCGTTCGCGGCGGCGGGCTGGCAAGTCCCGCGCCCACGGCCCGCGTTCGGGCACGGCGCCCGGGTCTCCCTCGACGGCCTCGACCTCTTCGGCTGCTTCCACGTCAGCCAGCGCAACACCTTCACCGGCAGACTCACCCCCGCGATGCTGCGGGACGTCCTGCGCACGGCGGCCGGGGCGGCGGGGCTGCCGACCACGCCGTAG
- a CDS encoding YfcC family protein — protein MTTTDDPQTTQQPPHKPKFTFPSALTVLAIVTVAVWLLAFLVPSGQYDRNASGAPIQGTYHRVDSGQSFVDRLNDLFLAPVNGLYGIQDEKTGQVGPDLAGELYGSAGVFLFVLAIGAFITVVFATGALDRGIGRLAHRLRDRGALLIAGIMVVFSVLGTVEGFAEETLGFYGLIVPLMLALGYDRMVAVGTIILGAGIGVLCSTVNPFATGVASSAADISLGDGIVLRFVMWVVLTAVTVAYVIRYARRVRRNPERSITGFLPGDRDQDAASEAEEPELTGLHKAVLVTMGLVFAFMIFSVVPWASALTGDADAKPYGFELGWSFPQLAALFLCAAVLIGLVARMGEQKLSSMIIQGAADFISPALVIVLARGVTVIMNNSKITDTVLHSIEGIVKGTSSGVFAIIVFVVNLPLAFLIPSTSGHATLAMPILAPLADFAGVSRAVVVTAWQAASGWMNLWVPTTAVTIGGVALAKVGYDKYLRFVWPLLALLFLMICGFVAFGAILT, from the coding sequence ATGACTACCACCGACGACCCGCAGACCACCCAACAGCCGCCGCACAAGCCGAAGTTCACCTTCCCCAGCGCGTTGACCGTCCTGGCGATCGTCACCGTCGCCGTCTGGCTGCTCGCGTTCCTCGTCCCGTCCGGGCAGTACGACCGCAACGCCTCCGGCGCCCCGATCCAGGGCACTTACCACCGCGTCGACTCCGGCCAGAGTTTCGTCGACCGGCTGAACGACCTGTTCCTCGCGCCCGTCAACGGCCTCTACGGCATCCAGGACGAGAAGACCGGCCAGGTCGGCCCGGATCTGGCCGGTGAACTGTACGGCAGCGCGGGCGTGTTCCTGTTCGTGCTCGCCATCGGGGCGTTCATCACCGTGGTGTTCGCGACCGGCGCCCTCGACCGGGGCATCGGCCGGCTCGCCCACCGGCTGCGCGACCGCGGCGCGTTGCTCATCGCCGGGATCATGGTCGTCTTCTCCGTGCTCGGCACGGTCGAGGGCTTCGCCGAGGAGACCCTCGGTTTCTACGGCCTGATCGTGCCGTTGATGCTGGCACTCGGCTACGACCGGATGGTCGCCGTCGGCACGATCATCCTCGGCGCCGGGATCGGCGTGCTCTGCTCGACCGTGAACCCCTTCGCGACCGGCGTCGCCTCCTCCGCCGCGGACATCTCGCTCGGCGACGGCATCGTGCTGAGGTTCGTGATGTGGGTGGTGCTGACGGCGGTGACGGTGGCGTACGTCATCCGGTACGCGCGCCGCGTGCGGCGGAACCCCGAGCGGTCGATCACCGGGTTCCTGCCCGGCGACCGGGACCAGGACGCCGCCTCGGAGGCCGAGGAACCCGAACTGACCGGGCTGCACAAGGCGGTTCTGGTCACCATGGGCCTGGTCTTCGCCTTCATGATCTTCTCGGTGGTGCCGTGGGCGAGCGCCCTCACCGGCGACGCGGACGCCAAGCCGTACGGCTTCGAACTCGGCTGGTCCTTCCCGCAGTTGGCGGCGCTCTTCCTGTGCGCGGCCGTGCTGATCGGGCTGGTGGCGCGGATGGGGGAGCAGAAGCTCAGCTCGATGATCATCCAGGGCGCCGCCGACTTCATCTCGCCGGCGCTGGTGATCGTGCTGGCGCGCGGGGTCACCGTCATCATGAACAACTCGAAGATCACGGACACGGTCCTGCACTCCATCGAGGGCATCGTGAAGGGCACCTCCTCCGGCGTCTTCGCGATCATCGTCTTCGTCGTGAACCTGCCGCTGGCCTTCCTGATCCCGTCCACCTCCGGCCACGCGACCCTCGCCATGCCGATCCTCGCCCCGCTCGCCGACTTCGCCGGGGTCTCCCGCGCGGTCGTCGTCACCGCCTGGCAGGCCGCCAGCGGCTGGATGAACCTCTGGGTGCCGACGACCGCCGTCACCATCGGCGGGGTGGCGCTGGCGAAGGTCGGCTACGACAAGTACCTAAGGTTTGTATGGCCGTTGCTGGCGCTGCTGTTCCTGATGATCTGCGGGTTCGTGGCGTTCGGCGCGATCCTCACCTGA